A DNA window from Daucus carota subsp. sativus chromosome 3, DH1 v3.0, whole genome shotgun sequence contains the following coding sequences:
- the LOC108213524 gene encoding uncharacterized protein LOC108213524 isoform X1, whose translation MKFEDLLMQPTEEKQKRAHLEEEVDKLEGELDRELKLNKILQCALQGPVQSCPCLSPVLPLQVQGLLAELAAVEEEITLLERKVDELKLSLYRERQQTQLGEGLQLLELQPQLSKEKRKHLLGREAERMEFRKFGSPTRLQSYSDYRNHRTSKERREFLRSSKDIRSMSLTMSNGYITESSRSLENSLLEEEISSEKPNVLSEELIKCLIGIYIKLNQDTLGSGGSSMIPKHSLSCMNSKGFSKISFNCIVPTFPFDDDTLYLQPYGTLIGFDDSISSYGPYKNFIQITSNSLATNCISECYTAMKKLRFLMHKLCNVDLTFLTYQQKLAFWINIYNASIMHAYLQHGLPSTHEKLLTLMNKAAINVGGIVLNALAIEHFILRHPSDSVHSPTDEKETLVRHAYGLKYPEPNVTFALCRGSWSSPALRVYTGDEVVNELWRARQEYLEASVGVTSKKKIMVPKLLQWHMRDFADDMESLLEWIYSQLPQSASVKGLVGECLKSETKFPVTKKVEIQPYASEFRYLVPM comes from the exons ATGAAATTCGAAGACTTGCTAATGCAACCAACAGAAGAAAAACAGAAGAGAGCTCATCTGGAGGAGGAG GTGGATAAACTGGAAGGAGAATTGGATAGGGAGCTGAAGCTTAACAAGATTCTGCAATGTGCATTGCAAGGTCCTGTCCAGTCTTGTCCATGTCTCTCTCCCGTGCTTCCGCTTCAG GTCCAGGGACTTCTAGCAGAACTGGCTGCTGTGGAAGAAGAGATTACGTTGCTTGAGAGGAAAGTTGATGAGCTTAAGTTGAGTTTGTATCGGGAGAGGCAACAAACTCAGCTTGGTGAGGGGTTGCAATTATTAGAGCTGCAGCCACAATTGAGTAAGGAGAAGCGTAAACATTTACTTGGCAGAGAGGCGGAGAGAATGGAATTCAGAAAATTTGGTTCACCAACCAGATTACAAAGCTACAGTGATTACAGAAATCATAGAACTTCAAAAGAAAGGAGGGAATTCCTCCGCTCATCCAAGGATATCCGGAGCATGTCATTAACAATGTCCAACG GTTATATCACCGAGAGTTCAAGATCTCTTGAGAATAGTCTTTTAGAAGAAGAGATTAGTAGTGAGAAACCAAATGTGCTCTCTGAAGAACTTATTAAGTGCTTGATAGGCATATATATCAAGCTAAACCAGGATACACTAGGTAGTGGAGGATCTTCTATGATCCCTAAGCATTCCTTATCCTGTATGAACTCAAAAGGCTTCTCAAAAATTTCCTTCAATTGTATAGTGCCTACATTTCCGTTTGATGATGACACATTATATCTTCAACCTTATGGCACATTAATAGGTTTTGACGACAGTATAAGCAGCTATGGTCCGTACAAAAATTTCATCCAGATAACAAGCAATTCTCTGGCGACCAACTGCATTTCTGAATGTTATACAGCTATGAAAAAATTGAG GTTTTTGATGCATAAACTCTGCAACGTAGACTTAACTTTTTTGACATACCAGCAGAAGTTAGCATTCTGGATCAACATCTACAATGCCAGCATAATGCAT GCATATCTTCAACATGGCTTACCTTCGACACATGAGAAACTTCTAACGCTGATGAACAAG GCTGCTATAAATGTGGGGGGCATTGTCCTAAATGCTTTGGCCATTGAGCACTTCATTCTCCGGCATCCATCTGATTCAGTCCAT AGCCCAACAGATGAGAAGGAAACACTGGTACGTCATGCCTACGGATTAAAATACCCTGAACCTAACGTTACATTTGCTCTGTGTAGAGGCAGCTGGTCTTCACCAGCA TTAAGGGTTTACACGGGggatgaagttgttaatgaattGTGGAGAGCGAGACAGGAGTACCTAGAAGCTTCTGTAGGAGTTACAAGCAAGAAGAAGATAATGGTGCCAAAGCTTCTCCAATGGCACATGAGGGATTTTGCGGATGACATGGAATCGCTTCTAGAGTGGATTTACAGCCAGTTGCCTCAGTCTGCTTCAGTAAAAGGGTTGGTAGGGGAATGCCTCAAGAGTGAAACAAAATTTCCTGTAACAAAAAAGGTTGAAATCCAGCCTTATGCCTCAGAATTTCGTTACTTGGTGCCCATGTAA
- the LOC108213524 gene encoding uncharacterized protein LOC108213524 isoform X3, translated as MKFEDLLMQPTEEKQKRAHLEEEVDKLEGELDRELKLNKILQCALQGPVQSCPCLSPVLPLQVQGLLAELAAVEEEITLLERKVDELKLSLYRERQQTQLGEGLQLLELQPQLSKEKRKHLLGREAERMEFRKFGSPTRLQSYSDYRNHRTSKERREFLRSSKDIRSMSLTMSNGYITESSRSLENSLLEEEISSEKPNVLSEELIKCLIGIYIKLNQDTLGFDDSISSYGPYKNFIQITSNSLATNCISECYTAMKKLRFLMHKLCNVDLTFLTYQQKLAFWINIYNASIMHAYLQHGLPSTHEKLLTLMNKAAINVGGIVLNALAIEHFILRHPSDSVHSPTDEKETLVRHAYGLKYPEPNVTFALCRGSWSSPALRVYTGDEVVNELWRARQEYLEASVGVTSKKKIMVPKLLQWHMRDFADDMESLLEWIYSQLPQSASVKGLVGECLKSETKFPVTKKVEIQPYASEFRYLVPM; from the exons ATGAAATTCGAAGACTTGCTAATGCAACCAACAGAAGAAAAACAGAAGAGAGCTCATCTGGAGGAGGAG GTGGATAAACTGGAAGGAGAATTGGATAGGGAGCTGAAGCTTAACAAGATTCTGCAATGTGCATTGCAAGGTCCTGTCCAGTCTTGTCCATGTCTCTCTCCCGTGCTTCCGCTTCAG GTCCAGGGACTTCTAGCAGAACTGGCTGCTGTGGAAGAAGAGATTACGTTGCTTGAGAGGAAAGTTGATGAGCTTAAGTTGAGTTTGTATCGGGAGAGGCAACAAACTCAGCTTGGTGAGGGGTTGCAATTATTAGAGCTGCAGCCACAATTGAGTAAGGAGAAGCGTAAACATTTACTTGGCAGAGAGGCGGAGAGAATGGAATTCAGAAAATTTGGTTCACCAACCAGATTACAAAGCTACAGTGATTACAGAAATCATAGAACTTCAAAAGAAAGGAGGGAATTCCTCCGCTCATCCAAGGATATCCGGAGCATGTCATTAACAATGTCCAACG GTTATATCACCGAGAGTTCAAGATCTCTTGAGAATAGTCTTTTAGAAGAAGAGATTAGTAGTGAGAAACCAAATGTGCTCTCTGAAGAACTTATTAAGTGCTTGATAGGCATATATATCAAGCTAAACCAGGATACACTAG GTTTTGACGACAGTATAAGCAGCTATGGTCCGTACAAAAATTTCATCCAGATAACAAGCAATTCTCTGGCGACCAACTGCATTTCTGAATGTTATACAGCTATGAAAAAATTGAG GTTTTTGATGCATAAACTCTGCAACGTAGACTTAACTTTTTTGACATACCAGCAGAAGTTAGCATTCTGGATCAACATCTACAATGCCAGCATAATGCAT GCATATCTTCAACATGGCTTACCTTCGACACATGAGAAACTTCTAACGCTGATGAACAAG GCTGCTATAAATGTGGGGGGCATTGTCCTAAATGCTTTGGCCATTGAGCACTTCATTCTCCGGCATCCATCTGATTCAGTCCAT AGCCCAACAGATGAGAAGGAAACACTGGTACGTCATGCCTACGGATTAAAATACCCTGAACCTAACGTTACATTTGCTCTGTGTAGAGGCAGCTGGTCTTCACCAGCA TTAAGGGTTTACACGGGggatgaagttgttaatgaattGTGGAGAGCGAGACAGGAGTACCTAGAAGCTTCTGTAGGAGTTACAAGCAAGAAGAAGATAATGGTGCCAAAGCTTCTCCAATGGCACATGAGGGATTTTGCGGATGACATGGAATCGCTTCTAGAGTGGATTTACAGCCAGTTGCCTCAGTCTGCTTCAGTAAAAGGGTTGGTAGGGGAATGCCTCAAGAGTGAAACAAAATTTCCTGTAACAAAAAAGGTTGAAATCCAGCCTTATGCCTCAGAATTTCGTTACTTGGTGCCCATGTAA
- the LOC108213524 gene encoding uncharacterized protein LOC108213524 isoform X2, translated as MKFEDLLMQPTEEKQKRAHLEEEVDKLEGELDRELKLNKILQCALQGPVQSCPCLSPVLPLQVQGLLAELAAVEEEITLLERKVDELKLSLYRERQQTQLGEGLQLLELQPQLSKEKRKHLLGREAERMEFRKFGSPTRLQSYSDYRNHRTSKERREFLRSSKDIRSMSLTMSNGYITESSRSLENSLLEEEISSEKPNVLSEELIKCLIGIYIKLNQDTLGSGGSSMIPKHSLSCFDDSISSYGPYKNFIQITSNSLATNCISECYTAMKKLRFLMHKLCNVDLTFLTYQQKLAFWINIYNASIMHAYLQHGLPSTHEKLLTLMNKAAINVGGIVLNALAIEHFILRHPSDSVHSPTDEKETLVRHAYGLKYPEPNVTFALCRGSWSSPALRVYTGDEVVNELWRARQEYLEASVGVTSKKKIMVPKLLQWHMRDFADDMESLLEWIYSQLPQSASVKGLVGECLKSETKFPVTKKVEIQPYASEFRYLVPM; from the exons ATGAAATTCGAAGACTTGCTAATGCAACCAACAGAAGAAAAACAGAAGAGAGCTCATCTGGAGGAGGAG GTGGATAAACTGGAAGGAGAATTGGATAGGGAGCTGAAGCTTAACAAGATTCTGCAATGTGCATTGCAAGGTCCTGTCCAGTCTTGTCCATGTCTCTCTCCCGTGCTTCCGCTTCAG GTCCAGGGACTTCTAGCAGAACTGGCTGCTGTGGAAGAAGAGATTACGTTGCTTGAGAGGAAAGTTGATGAGCTTAAGTTGAGTTTGTATCGGGAGAGGCAACAAACTCAGCTTGGTGAGGGGTTGCAATTATTAGAGCTGCAGCCACAATTGAGTAAGGAGAAGCGTAAACATTTACTTGGCAGAGAGGCGGAGAGAATGGAATTCAGAAAATTTGGTTCACCAACCAGATTACAAAGCTACAGTGATTACAGAAATCATAGAACTTCAAAAGAAAGGAGGGAATTCCTCCGCTCATCCAAGGATATCCGGAGCATGTCATTAACAATGTCCAACG GTTATATCACCGAGAGTTCAAGATCTCTTGAGAATAGTCTTTTAGAAGAAGAGATTAGTAGTGAGAAACCAAATGTGCTCTCTGAAGAACTTATTAAGTGCTTGATAGGCATATATATCAAGCTAAACCAGGATACACTAGGTAGTGGAGGATCTTCTATGATCCCTAAGCATTCCTTATCCT GTTTTGACGACAGTATAAGCAGCTATGGTCCGTACAAAAATTTCATCCAGATAACAAGCAATTCTCTGGCGACCAACTGCATTTCTGAATGTTATACAGCTATGAAAAAATTGAG GTTTTTGATGCATAAACTCTGCAACGTAGACTTAACTTTTTTGACATACCAGCAGAAGTTAGCATTCTGGATCAACATCTACAATGCCAGCATAATGCAT GCATATCTTCAACATGGCTTACCTTCGACACATGAGAAACTTCTAACGCTGATGAACAAG GCTGCTATAAATGTGGGGGGCATTGTCCTAAATGCTTTGGCCATTGAGCACTTCATTCTCCGGCATCCATCTGATTCAGTCCAT AGCCCAACAGATGAGAAGGAAACACTGGTACGTCATGCCTACGGATTAAAATACCCTGAACCTAACGTTACATTTGCTCTGTGTAGAGGCAGCTGGTCTTCACCAGCA TTAAGGGTTTACACGGGggatgaagttgttaatgaattGTGGAGAGCGAGACAGGAGTACCTAGAAGCTTCTGTAGGAGTTACAAGCAAGAAGAAGATAATGGTGCCAAAGCTTCTCCAATGGCACATGAGGGATTTTGCGGATGACATGGAATCGCTTCTAGAGTGGATTTACAGCCAGTTGCCTCAGTCTGCTTCAGTAAAAGGGTTGGTAGGGGAATGCCTCAAGAGTGAAACAAAATTTCCTGTAACAAAAAAGGTTGAAATCCAGCCTTATGCCTCAGAATTTCGTTACTTGGTGCCCATGTAA
- the LOC108211949 gene encoding 16 kDa phloem protein 1 isoform X1 yields MQILAEIKFLGYSTCQIVIYTFSGGGIDPYVVLQYRTQERKSSVARGQGTKPVWDEKFNFRVEYPGANDQYKLILNVMDKDTFSADDHLGQATIYLKDLLALGVENGSAQLHPQKYSVVDSNQNYSGEIQVGITFTPKVQEGAGGEEYGGWRQSEI; encoded by the exons ATGCAAATTTTAGCAGAAATAAAATTTTTGGGATATAGTACTTGTCAGATTGTTATCTATACGTTTTCTG GTGGGGGAATTGATCCCTATGTTGTATTACAATACAGAACTCAGGAACGGAAGAGCAGTGTAGCCAGAG GGCAGGGAACTAAGCCAGTGTGGGACGAGAAGTTCAATTTTAGGGTGGAGTATCCGGGAGCAAATGACCAATACAAGCTCATCCTTAATGTGATGGACAAGGATACCTTCTCTGCTGATGATCATCTCGGCCAGGCCAC GATATACTTGAAAGACCTTTTGGCATTAGGTGTAGAGAATGGAAGTGCTCAACTACATCCTCAAAAGTATAGTGTTGTTGACAGCAACCAAAATTATAGCGGAGAGATTCAAGTAGGAATCACCTTCACTCCAAAg GTACAAGAGGGAGCTGGTGGAGAAGAATATGGAGGCTGGAGGCAAAGTGAGATCTGA
- the LOC108211949 gene encoding 16 kDa phloem protein 1 isoform X2 — protein sequence MKTIGVMEVTLLNARGLKCTELFSGGIDPYVVLQYRTQERKSSVARGQGTKPVWDEKFNFRVEYPGANDQYKLILNVMDKDTFSADDHLGQATIYLKDLLALGVENGSAQLHPQKYSVVDSNQNYSGEIQVGITFTPKVQEGAGGEEYGGWRQSEI from the exons ATGAAGACTATTGGAGTTATGGAGGTGACGCTGTTGAATGCTCGAGGTCTCAAATGCACCGAGCTCTTTA GTGGGGGAATTGATCCCTATGTTGTATTACAATACAGAACTCAGGAACGGAAGAGCAGTGTAGCCAGAG GGCAGGGAACTAAGCCAGTGTGGGACGAGAAGTTCAATTTTAGGGTGGAGTATCCGGGAGCAAATGACCAATACAAGCTCATCCTTAATGTGATGGACAAGGATACCTTCTCTGCTGATGATCATCTCGGCCAGGCCAC GATATACTTGAAAGACCTTTTGGCATTAGGTGTAGAGAATGGAAGTGCTCAACTACATCCTCAAAAGTATAGTGTTGTTGACAGCAACCAAAATTATAGCGGAGAGATTCAAGTAGGAATCACCTTCACTCCAAAg GTACAAGAGGGAGCTGGTGGAGAAGAATATGGAGGCTGGAGGCAAAGTGAGATCTGA
- the LOC108211234 gene encoding protein INVOLVED IN DE NOVO 2-like has product MEKDLVEELKQARRLVVSLAKEVDFKNQKLWELERKFNEASTALGRMVAEKDKLHESFAEEMRKMQFIEQKSEQLKYESECKIKKIQSNGVENEKLIQDLFYKQKELEQQKSELDKREAEFEVERKKFLAEKEKLKSQVPLEGDYNMTFQIEDLMSELAEKTEELNDMEVLNQTLIMKEHMSNDQLQEARKELLNVLPDLTDSSVVGVKRMGEVNQKPFQDACLQKFSIEEAEMRAMELSSLWQIKVNNSNWHPFKQVFKDEKLQEMIDENDQELQELRNQWGDAAYESVVKALLELNEYNPSGRYVVSELWNYKECRKATLKEVIVCLVQQLKSLKSLKRRR; this is encoded by the exons ATGGAGAAAGATTTGGTAGAAGAACTAAAACAGGCTCGTAGACTAGTTGTGAGCTTAGCGAAAGAGGTTGATTTCAAGAATCAGAAGCTTTGGGAATTGGAGCGCAAGTTCAATGAGGCTTCTACTGCTTTGGGGAGAATGGTTGCTGAGAAAGATAAGCTCCATGAATCTTTTGCTGAAG AGATGAGGAAGATGCAGTTCATTGAGCAAAAAAGTGAACAGCTGAAATATGAATCAGAGTGTAAAATAAAGAAGATTCAATCAAATGGGGTAGAAAATGAAAAGCTGATACAAGATTTGTTCTATAAACAGAAAGAACTTGAGCAGCAAAAATCAGAATTGGATAAGCGAGAAGCGGAATTTGAAGTCGAGCGTAAAAAATTTCTGGCCGAAAAGGAAAAG CTGAAATCTCAAGTTCCTCTTGAGGGTGACTATAACATGACATTCCAGATAGAGGATCTAATGTCAGAGTTGGCCGAAAAGACTGAGGAATTGAATGATATGGAAGTTCTAAACCAAACTCTTATTATGAAAGAGCACATGAGCAATGATCAGTTACAGGAGGCGCGCAAAGAATTATTAAAT GTTTTACCAGATCTTACAGATAGTTCTGTAGTTGGAGTCAAGAGGATGGGAGAGGTTAATCAAAAACCCTTTCAAGACGCGTGCTTGCAGAAATTCTCAATTGAAGAAGCAGAGATGAGAGCTATGGAGCTAAGCTCATTATGGCAGATCAAGGTCAATAATTCAAACTGGCATCCTTTTAAGCAAGTCTTTAAAGATGAGAAGTTGCAG GAAATGATTGATGAAAATGATCAAGAATTACAAGAATTGAGAAATCAATGGGGGGACGCAGCTTATGAATCTGTAGTGAAGGCATTGTTGGAGCTGAACGAATATAATCCAAGTGGGAGGTACGTAGTTTCAGAGCTTTGGAACTACAAGGAATGTAGGAAAGCTACTCTAAAAGAGGTGATTGTTTGCTTAGTCCAGCAATTGAAGTCTCTCAAGTCGCTTAAGAGGAGAAGATGA
- the LOC108213722 gene encoding factor of DNA methylation 5-like — protein sequence MQMATCEHYEECCKARALVVQFAREIDYKNEKLFEMERRMDEREKEFQAYKEENERLKDKMELLKKEVEKLVKVLEETQYKSLLEQKKLLAKNEKLKYEFESQKKLCGRLDADLKEQGYDLMVQKSSLINREKLIFERECQLNKRIKMLQETEDRQVLKDTSIMRKEQKAPMVAHYVVDQQPLQLIKVEDPSCNRSDDTYAPGKDAEEKLRKELEYFESLNKTLMIKESMSNRELQDARNEVIEGLEGMLNPRSVFCIKRMGEVNRKVFQEICQQSCTAEDWEEQSATLCSLWERRVRDAHWHPFKRVTIDGKLQEVINEDDKKLKGLKNEWGENAYQAVADALLELNEYNPSGRYPVPELWNSKRGRRASLKEIIGYIIKQWRTHKRRRTSVR from the exons ATGCAGATGGCAACTTGCGAACATTACGAGGAGTGTTGTAAAGCGCGAGCCCTCGTTGTCCAGTTTGCAAGGGAGATTGATTACAAAAATGAgaaattgtttgaaatggaGCGCAGGATGGACGAGAGAGAAAAGGAGTTTCAAGCATATAAGGAAG AAAATGAGAGGCTGAAGGATAAAATGGAGTTACTGAAGAAAGAGGTTGAAAAGCTAGTAAAGGTTCTTGAGGAAACTCAATACAAATCTCTCCTagagcaaaaaaaattattggcaAAGAATGAAAAGTTGAAGTATGAATTTGAGTCTCAAAAGAAATTGTGTGGGAGACTAGATGCAGATTTGAAAGAGCAAGGATATGACCTGATGGTACAAAAAAGTTCGTTGATTAACAGagaaaaattgatttttgaaaGGGAATGTCAACTAAACAAGCGAATTAAGATGTTGCAAGAGACAGAGGACAGACAGGTGCTGAAGGACACGAGTATAATGAGAAAGGAACAGAAG GCCCCGATGGTTGCTCATTATGTAGTGGACCAGCAGCCTTTGCAGTTGATAAAG GTAGAAGATCCTAGCTGTAACAGAAGTGATGATACATATGCACCTGGTAAAGATGCAGAGGAGAAACTTAGAAAAGAACTGGAATACTTTGAAAGCCTTAATAAAACTTTGATGATCAAGGAGTCCATGAGTAACCGTGAGCTGCAAGATGCCCGCAATGAAGTGATAGAG GGTTTGGAAGGTATGCTAAATCCTCGTTCAGTATTTTGTATCAAAAGAATGGGGGAGGTTAATCGAAAAGTTTTCCAAGAAATATGCCAGCAGAGCTGCACTGCTGAAGATTGGGAAGAGCAGTCTGCAACACTATGTTCACTTTGGGAACGTCGTGTTCGGGATGCACATTGGCATCCTTTCAAAAGAGTAACCATTGATGGGAAACTGCAG GAAGTAATAAACGAAGATGATAAAAAACTGAAAGGCCTGAAGAACGAATGGGGCGAGAATGCATACCAGGCTGTAGCTGATGCATTGTTAGAGCTAAATGAGTACAACCCGAGTGGGAGGTATCCAGTTCCTGAGCTCTGGAATTCAAAGAGGGGGAGAAGAGCTAGTTTGAAAGAGATCATCGGATACATAATCAAGCAGTGGAGGACTCACAAGCGCAGAAGAACATCAGTGAGATGA